TTCTTCTTCTTCTTCAGCTTGAACATTATTTTCAAGGTAATCGAGTATGTCAGGGTAGTACTCACCATTGTTCAAACGTTCTAACAACTCGGTTTCAATGGCCTATTATAGGGATGTTAATATGGGTTCAACCTAACAGGGTTAGCCAAACCCATTTATAACCCTAACACTCATTTTTTAAATAGGGTTGGTCCTAATAGGACCAGAGTTTAAATTCTAACCCTTTTATGTTGATTCACACAACTATTATACAATATTTAATAATGTTTTTCACCAAAAAAACTTGAAGTCGAGTTTTCTCGCCAAAAACTAAACAACGAAATTTTCCGTCGAAACCGTAAAATCGAGTTTTCAACCAAAACAACAAAATCGAGTTTTCTCTCCAAAAACGTAAAATCAAGTTTTTCGTCAAAACTTCAAAATCGAGTTTTCCCGTCAAAAAATCAAAATCGAGTTTTTCGCCAAAACCTCAAAATCGAGTTTTCCCGTGAAAATGTAAAATTAAGTTTTCTGGAAAACCCGTAAAACTCGATTTTGCGGTTTTGGCGGGAAAACTCGATTTGCCGGTTTTGGCGGAAAAACTCGATTTGCCGGTTTCGGCGGGAAAACTCGATTTTGCNNNNNNNNNNNNNNNNNNNNNNNNNNNNNNNNNNNNNNNNNNNNNNNNNNNNNNNNNNNNNNNNNNNNNNNNNNNNNNNNNNNNNNNNNNNNNNNNNNNNNNNNNNNNNNNNNNNNNNNNNCCGGTTTTGACGGAAAAACTCGATTTTGCGGTTTTTGCGGGAAAACTCGATTTTGCGGTTTTGGCGGGAAAACTTGATTTTGTGGTTTTGGTGGAAAAGCTCAAATTAGGTTTTGGCGGAAAAAACACAATTTTTGTTTTTGACGGAAAAACTTTATTCTTAGTTGTGGAGCAAAAACTCGATTTTGCTATTTTGGCAGGAAAATTTTTGATTTTGATGCTCAACAAATTGGAGGAAAGAATCATATCTTATCTTAATTTTTCTAGTTTTATCTTTAAAATTTAAAAACAAAAATAAACGAAATATTTTTTTCAATTAAGTGAAATAACCCTGGTACTAGCCCTAACCCTTGATTATAATAAGATTAAAATAGGGCTGAGTTAAAATAAAACTGGGCTTATAATAAACAAAAGAGGGTTGGACCAAAACCGTGGAGTTAACATCCCTAAGTATGACACACTGTCTCAGAAAAGAAAAAGAATATTGCCTTTTTTTCAGACTTTGTCACTGTGGTTCTTTGTAAATTCAAGACACACTGATCAATATATCAACAGATTTTTTCTGCACAAATGATTTTTTTTTCTTTCTTTTTTGCCAATTACATCAATTAAACCGCCGGGTGATGAAAAACAATACCGCAAACTCTTGTAAGAAGACATGGAGATAAAGGTAACGACGTAGGAGTAGGAGGAAATGAAGATTAGAGAATGAAGCATCCACATCGTTTTGCTTCTTTCGGACGTTCGAACCATTGATCCCATGTCGCGTTCACTGGCCCTACTGTTCTGCAAGTAGTAACCAAATCAGAACAAATCATCTAATAATAGTCTATAGAAAAAATGAAGGAAAAGAGGCAAAAATTTACAGGGGAAGAAGAGGATCTGGTTTGCTGTCAACACTGTGTAAGAACCTGCATATCCATTCGACAAAAATGAGTCAAAGGTAATGGAACGAGAGATTATTCATTAACAAACAGGATAGTAGATAATGCAGAAATTCGTTCTGTACTCTTTGCAAGAAGCTGAGGCTTTGTCCATCTTTTCAAGCTGCTCCAGCTCTTCCTGAATATAATAAAGAATGGAACAAGAGTTATGTATACCTTGTAAACATTTATAGGTGGACAAGAGCCTTAAACCCCAAAGGATCAAGGATATTACCAAACCTAAATCAAAGACTGTGCTTCTACACTACATTTCCTAAAGTGAGAGAGATTGCTCATTATCTAAGGCCCATCTTCTTTCTACTATCTCCAAGCTAAAAAGAAGAAGAGTTTGCTTTAAAAGCCTGAGATATCAATCAAGCCTTTTGGGAATCTAAGATGCAATTGTTGCAAAAGACTGAAGAGAAGACAGTACTAACTAACTCATAGAAAGTAAATCCCAATAATACCAAACTGCTAATAAAATCAATGCTTATTTATCTTCACCCACTCATAGAATCTCAACGAGACACCCTTAATCAGATCAACACATTTGCTATATTGCTTCCCAATTCCAAAAACTAAAAGTTTCAAACTTTCAAATGATCAGCCATTGGAAAGAGCACAATACGATAAAATATCAGACAGGGTATAACAACAAAACCTCTTAGAAGGGTCTTTTTAATTTAAGAGAGGAGATGTGAGTCATACATACATTACCTCTAAGAAGCGAGCTTCTTGTTGGAGCCTATTGAGTTGGGCATGGATCCTGTGTTTGCCTCTTGTATCAACGACCCGCTCCGATAGCTGACCCGACGAATTCGAGCTACCCACTTCCATTCGAATTGGTTGAGATAATCCAATGACAGAGAAGAAGAAGAAAGACAATTTTTTTCCAAAATGGGCTGCAACAACTTTTACTCAAAACGACGAAAAGTTACTCATCATAAACCTTGACAAAAACCCCACCATTGATTGTTACTACTACTGGTTGGACCCAAAATTACAAAGCTTGAGAAACAATC
This sequence is a window from Brassica oleracea var. oleracea cultivar TO1000 chromosome C1, BOL, whole genome shotgun sequence. Protein-coding genes within it:
- the LOC106342853 gene encoding guanine nucleotide-binding protein subunit gamma 2 isoform X1, with amino-acid sequence MEVGSSNSSGQLSERVVDTRGKHRIHAQLNRLQQEARFLEEELEQLEKMDKASASCKEFLHSVDSKPDPLLPLRASERDMGSMVRTSERSKTMWMLHSLIFISSYSYVVTFISMSSYKSLRYCFSSPGGLIDVIGKKERKKNHLCRKNLLIY
- the LOC106342853 gene encoding guanine nucleotide-binding protein subunit gamma 2 isoform X3, which produces MEVGSSNSSGQLSERVVDTRGKHRIHAQLNRLQQEARFLEVMKSWSSLKRWTKPQLLAKSSYTVLTANQILFFPLGPVNATWDQWFERPKEAKRCGCFIL
- the LOC106342853 gene encoding guanine nucleotide-binding protein subunit gamma 2 isoform X2 produces the protein MEVGSSNSSGQLSERVVDTRGKHRIHAQLNRLQQEARFLEEELEQLEKMDKASASCKEFLHSVDSKPDPLLPLTVGPVNATWDQWFERPKEAKRCGCFIL